A window of Acidimicrobiales bacterium contains these coding sequences:
- the cofH gene encoding 5-amino-6-(D-ribitylamino)uracil--L-tyrosine 4-hydroxyphenyl transferase CofH encodes MGLDLLATPLPELLAAASAVRDGVHGRRVTFSPKVFIPLTRLCRDRCGYCVFATAPARVEAPYLAPEEVLALAGAGTEAGCHEALFTLGEAPEDRYPIAAAWLADRGYSSTVDYLVAMCALVRDETGLLPHANAGALSAGDLARLRHVAPSQGMMIESLHPGLGCHAGAPDKTPERRLATLEAAGELSIPFTTGILCGIGESRQDRLDALAAIAASARRHGHVQEVIVQNFVPKPGTAMHAAPPCPPDEHRWAVAAARLLLPPEVHVQAPPNLADDFGALLDAGIDDWGGVSPVTPDHVNPERPWPALDRLLAATEARRFTLAPRLTVYPEYARAPDRWLSTSTRAAVLRRSDAEGLARDDDAWRAGADVEPPVVVGAPGVAAGAPAGGRVAEVLAGVMAGQEPGEEELTALFTARGAEVAAVAEVADELRRQAVGDTVTWVANRNINYTNVCTFKCRFCAFSKGPLSLNLRGSPYLLELDEITRRVAEAEERGATEVCLQGGIHPSFDGDYYLHVIEAVRAASPSIHIHAFTALEVTEGARRLGVPLEHYLRRLVDAGLRTLPGTAAEILDDEVRAVLCPDKVSTAEWLDAHRTAHGVGLRSNVTIMFGSVEHPVHWARHLVRTRELQKETGGFTEFVPLPFVHMAAPIYLQQKSRQGPTFREALLMHAVGRIAYDGWIPNVQVSWVKMGAAGARQALRAGANDLGGTLMDENISRAAGAHHGQSMDGPAFQAVVEPLGRPLAQRSTLYTPVPA; translated from the coding sequence ATGGGCCTCGACCTGCTGGCCACGCCCCTGCCCGAGCTGCTGGCGGCGGCGTCGGCCGTGCGGGACGGCGTCCACGGCCGGCGGGTGACCTTCTCCCCGAAGGTCTTCATCCCGCTCACCCGCCTGTGCCGGGACCGGTGCGGGTACTGCGTGTTCGCCACTGCGCCGGCCCGCGTCGAGGCGCCCTACCTCGCTCCCGAGGAGGTCCTGGCCCTGGCTGGGGCCGGGACCGAAGCCGGGTGCCACGAGGCGTTGTTCACGCTGGGCGAGGCGCCGGAGGACCGGTATCCCATCGCCGCCGCCTGGCTGGCCGATCGGGGCTACAGCTCGACGGTCGACTACCTCGTGGCCATGTGCGCGCTCGTGCGGGACGAGACGGGACTGCTGCCCCACGCCAATGCCGGCGCACTGTCCGCCGGCGACCTGGCCCGGCTGCGCCACGTGGCCCCCTCCCAGGGAATGATGATCGAGTCGCTGCACCCCGGGCTGGGGTGCCACGCTGGCGCGCCCGACAAGACGCCCGAGCGCCGCCTGGCCACACTGGAGGCGGCCGGCGAGCTGTCCATCCCGTTCACCACGGGGATCCTCTGCGGCATCGGCGAGAGCCGCCAGGACCGGTTGGACGCCCTCGCCGCCATCGCCGCCTCGGCCCGCCGGCACGGGCACGTGCAGGAGGTGATCGTCCAGAACTTCGTGCCCAAGCCCGGCACCGCCATGCACGCCGCCCCTCCCTGCCCGCCGGACGAGCACCGGTGGGCGGTGGCCGCCGCCCGCCTCCTGCTCCCCCCGGAGGTCCACGTCCAGGCTCCACCGAACCTGGCCGACGACTTCGGGGCCCTCCTCGACGCCGGCATCGACGACTGGGGCGGCGTCTCGCCGGTCACGCCGGACCACGTGAACCCCGAGCGCCCGTGGCCCGCCCTCGACCGGCTCCTGGCCGCCACCGAGGCGCGCCGGTTCACGCTCGCTCCCCGCCTCACCGTGTACCCGGAGTACGCGCGCGCCCCGGACCGCTGGCTGTCGACGTCGACGCGTGCCGCCGTCCTGCGCCGCAGCGACGCCGAGGGCCTGGCGCGCGACGACGATGCGTGGCGAGCCGGAGCCGATGTCGAACCGCCCGTCGTGGTTGGAGCTCCCGGCGTGGCCGCGGGCGCCCCTGCCGGCGGCCGGGTGGCGGAGGTGCTGGCGGGCGTGATGGCCGGGCAGGAGCCGGGCGAGGAGGAGCTCACCGCCCTCTTCACGGCGCGCGGCGCCGAGGTCGCCGCCGTGGCTGAGGTCGCCGACGAGCTACGGCGCCAGGCGGTTGGCGACACCGTGACGTGGGTGGCCAACCGCAACATCAACTACACGAACGTCTGCACGTTCAAGTGCCGGTTCTGCGCCTTCTCCAAGGGCCCGCTGTCGCTGAACCTGCGGGGCTCGCCCTACCTCCTGGAGCTCGACGAGATCACCCGTCGGGTGGCCGAGGCCGAGGAGCGGGGCGCGACGGAGGTGTGCCTCCAGGGAGGGATCCACCCGAGCTTCGACGGCGACTACTACCTGCACGTGATCGAGGCGGTGCGGGCCGCCTCGCCCAGCATCCACATCCACGCGTTCACCGCCCTGGAGGTCACCGAGGGAGCCAGGAGGCTGGGTGTGCCGCTCGAGCACTACCTCCGACGGCTGGTCGACGCCGGGCTTCGCACCCTGCCGGGCACGGCGGCGGAGATCCTCGACGACGAGGTGCGGGCCGTCCTGTGCCCCGACAAGGTGAGCACCGCCGAGTGGCTCGACGCCCACCGCACGGCCCACGGCGTCGGGCTGCGTTCCAACGTCACGATCATGTTCGGGTCCGTCGAGCACCCGGTGCACTGGGCCCGGCACCTCGTCCGCACGCGGGAGCTGCAGAAGGAGACCGGCGGCTTCACCGAGTTCGTGCCGCTTCCGTTCGTGCACATGGCCGCGCCCATCTACCTGCAGCAGAAGAGCCGCCAGGGCCCCACGTTCCGGGAAGCCCTGCTGATGCACGCCGTCGGCCGCATCGCCTACGACGGCTGGATCCCGAACGTCCAGGTCTCCTGGGTGAAGATGGGCGCGGCCGGGGCACGCCAGGCGCTGCGGGCGGGCGCCAACGACCTCGGAGGCACCCTCATGGACGAGAACATCTCCCGCGCCGCCGGCGCCCACCACGGGCAGTCGATGGACGGCCCCGCGTTCCAGGCCGTGGTCGAGCCCCTGGGCCGCCCCCTGGCCCAACGGTCGACGCTGTACACGCCGGTCCCGGCCTAG
- a CDS encoding ABC transporter permease — translation MTGSDVDDVMGPAGPSAAAAPALWRPARSATAVAFGALLLRDLAVLRKNVGAFVLRTVMQPLLFVFVFTYVFPRIGFGVGGPGRAQSDFSTLLVPGVVAIACIFQGIQAVALPLVQEFGYTREIEDRVMAPLPVSAVALQKVASGALQGILAAGVVFPLAALIPTTAVHLHVRWFVLLSVTPLAAMVGAAFGLTIGTRAEPRQVPLVFSIIVIPITFLGASYYPWTRLSPIPWLKWAVLANPLVYMSEAFRAALAPQYPHMPLVAIYAGLAAFLGALGWWGTAGFRMRVLS, via the coding sequence GTGACGGGCTCCGACGTCGACGACGTAATGGGACCGGCCGGTCCGTCCGCCGCCGCCGCACCCGCCCTGTGGCGCCCGGCCCGGTCGGCCACCGCCGTCGCGTTCGGCGCCCTGCTGCTGCGCGATCTCGCCGTGCTGCGCAAGAACGTCGGCGCGTTCGTGCTGCGCACCGTCATGCAGCCGCTTCTGTTCGTGTTCGTTTTCACGTACGTGTTCCCCCGCATCGGCTTCGGCGTCGGCGGACCCGGCCGGGCCCAGAGCGACTTCTCGACCCTGCTCGTTCCCGGGGTGGTGGCGATCGCGTGCATCTTCCAGGGGATCCAGGCCGTGGCCCTCCCGCTGGTGCAGGAGTTCGGCTACACCCGCGAGATCGAGGACCGGGTGATGGCTCCCCTGCCGGTCAGTGCGGTAGCCCTGCAGAAGGTGGCATCGGGAGCGCTCCAGGGCATCCTCGCCGCGGGCGTTGTATTCCCCCTGGCCGCCCTGATCCCCACCACCGCGGTGCACCTGCACGTCCGCTGGTTCGTCCTGCTCTCCGTCACCCCCCTGGCCGCGATGGTGGGCGCGGCGTTCGGGCTCACCATCGGGACGCGGGCCGAGCCCCGCCAGGTCCCGCTCGTCTTCTCCATCATCGTGATACCGATCACGTTTCTCGGCGCGTCCTACTACCCGTGGACGCGGCTGTCGCCCATCCCGTGGCTCAAGTGGGCGGTGCTGGCCAACCCGCTCGTCTACATGAGCGAGGCGTTCCGTGCCGCGCTCGCCCCCCAGTACCCGCACATGCCCCTCGTGGCGATCTACGCCGGCCTCGCCGCCTTCCTGGGCGCGCTCGGATGGTGGGGCACGGCCGGCTTCCGCATGCGCGTCCTCTCCTAG
- a CDS encoding ATP-binding cassette domain-containing protein codes for MTISIRASALTKVFVRPGGELRAVDDLELEVAEGEIFGLLGPNGAGKTTTVGMLTTRVVPTAGRAEVAGVDVVAHPSRAKQVIGVVSQSNTLDRSLTVEENLYFHGRYFGMGAKEARRAAGEMLERFRLADRAAADVSTLSGGLAQRVMVARSILHRPRVLFLDEPTAGLDPQSRLALWEILGELHDEGQTILLTTHYMEEADRLSDRVAIMDHGRLLALGTPASLKRSVGADTVVKVSADGDLGALARQFDGFDGATAVQVVDGVVHVSVEGIGGVLPRILGHAETGGHRVSDVSVTEPTLETVFIKLTGKELRE; via the coding sequence GTGACGATCTCGATCCGCGCGTCCGCTCTGACCAAGGTCTTCGTGCGGCCGGGGGGCGAGCTCCGGGCGGTGGACGACCTCGAGCTGGAGGTCGCCGAGGGCGAGATCTTCGGGCTGCTCGGGCCCAACGGTGCCGGGAAGACGACCACCGTCGGGATGCTCACCACTCGGGTGGTGCCCACCGCCGGGCGAGCCGAGGTCGCCGGTGTGGATGTCGTTGCCCATCCGAGCCGGGCCAAGCAGGTCATCGGCGTGGTGTCCCAGTCGAACACCCTCGACCGCAGTCTCACCGTCGAGGAGAACCTCTACTTCCACGGCCGCTACTTCGGCATGGGCGCCAAGGAAGCCCGACGGGCGGCCGGCGAGATGCTTGAGCGGTTCCGCCTCGCCGACAGGGCCGCCGCCGACGTGTCCACCCTGTCCGGCGGCCTGGCCCAGCGGGTCATGGTCGCCCGGTCGATCCTCCACCGGCCGCGCGTCCTGTTCCTCGACGAGCCGACGGCGGGACTCGACCCCCAGAGCCGGCTCGCCCTCTGGGAGATCCTCGGCGAGCTCCACGACGAGGGCCAGACGATCCTGCTCACGACGCACTACATGGAGGAGGCCGACCGGCTGTCGGACCGTGTCGCCATCATGGACCACGGCCGTCTGCTCGCCCTCGGCACGCCCGCCTCCCTGAAGCGCTCGGTGGGCGCCGACACCGTGGTCAAGGTGTCGGCCGACGGCGACCTCGGCGCGCTGGCCCGGCAATTCGACGGATTCGACGGCGCGACCGCCGTGCAGGTGGTGGACGGGGTGGTCCACGTCAGCGTCGAGGGCATCGGTGGCGTTCTGCCCCGCATCCTCGGCCACGCGGAGACGGGTGGCCATCGCGTGAGCGACGTGTCGGTCACCGAGCCGACCCTCGAGACGGTGTTCATCAAGCTCACCGGCAAGGAGCTCCGGGAGTGA
- a CDS encoding FKBP-type peptidyl-prolyl cis-trans isomerase produces the protein MSGAQKNRQRAVQRARAERIRAAQQRAAQRRRRLLAIGAVVGVLALVAILVLTMGGDDDKTDVTAADQSTTTATSAAPAQSAAGKPCVKVADPLPAGAPEVPVKEGPPPEKLIMEDLSEGTGAVVRPEETVTVNYIGVACSTGKIFDSSYGRGEPATFALTEVIPGWTQGIPGMKIGGKRLLGIPSALAYGPQGQGADIGPDEPLWFVVEVLDSKPTGGATG, from the coding sequence GTGTCCGGTGCCCAGAAGAACCGACAGCGCGCCGTCCAACGAGCGCGGGCGGAGCGGATCCGCGCCGCCCAGCAGCGGGCGGCCCAGCGGCGCCGGCGCCTCCTGGCCATCGGCGCCGTCGTCGGCGTGCTCGCCCTCGTGGCCATTCTCGTCCTCACGATGGGGGGTGACGACGACAAGACCGACGTGACGGCGGCCGATCAGTCGACCACCACCGCCACGAGCGCGGCACCGGCGCAGTCTGCGGCCGGCAAGCCCTGCGTGAAGGTGGCCGACCCGTTGCCGGCCGGCGCGCCCGAGGTCCCGGTGAAGGAGGGGCCGCCACCCGAGAAGCTGATCATGGAGGACCTCTCCGAGGGCACCGGCGCGGTCGTCCGGCCCGAGGAGACGGTGACGGTCAACTACATCGGGGTCGCGTGCAGTACCGGCAAGATCTTCGACTCCTCCTACGGGAGGGGCGAGCCCGCCACCTTCGCGCTCACCGAGGTCATCCCCGGGTGGACACAGGGGATCCCGGGGATGAAGATCGGCGGCAAGCGACTCCTCGGCATCCCGTCGGCCCTGGCCTACGGCCCGCAGGGCCAGGGCGCGGACATCGGCCCGGACGAGCCGCTGTGGTTCGTCGTTGAGGTGCTCGACTCGAAGCCCACCGGCGGCGCCACCGGCTGA
- a CDS encoding AAA family ATPase: MRTRVRPRKGAVMKIGIVGKGGVGKTTTSALLCQVYARRGQRVLAVDTDSNPNLALSLGLSPEAADRIPVLPRSLVVGTGNGAISPSDLLRDYGVPTPSEVTLLNAMAITQAGAG; encoded by the coding sequence TTGAGAACGCGGGTCCGGCCGCGGAAGGGAGCAGTCATGAAGATCGGGATCGTGGGCAAGGGCGGCGTGGGCAAGACCACCACGTCGGCGCTGTTGTGCCAGGTGTACGCACGGCGGGGGCAACGCGTGCTGGCCGTCGACACCGACTCGAACCCCAACCTGGCCCTCAGCCTGGGGTTGAGTCCGGAAGCCGCCGACCGCATCCCGGTCCTGCCCCGTTCCCTCGTCGTGGGCACGGGCAACGGCGCCATCTCGCCGTCCGATCTCCTGCGGGACTACGGGGTACCGACTCCGTCGGAGGTCACCCTCCTCAACGCCATGGCCATCACCCAAGCGGGTGCCGGCTGA
- the pgl gene encoding 6-phosphogluconolactonase, with protein sequence MNGELLVVDDVPGGFAECVVDAFRNRPGDEFSLALSGGETARRCYERLAADAVDRVDWWLVDVYWGDERCVPPDHPESNERLGRQALLEKVGGAQSVHPMRCDDGPDPYQLRVGELGRFDVVHLGLGADGHTASLFPGSSGLTADPGRLVVMNEDATGRNPHRRMTLTLSGIARARLALFTVSGEEKRDAMQRVADGEDLPAARVRADRVVWLVDPAAAPR encoded by the coding sequence GTGAACGGTGAGCTCCTCGTGGTCGACGACGTGCCCGGGGGGTTCGCCGAATGCGTCGTCGATGCGTTCCGCAACCGTCCGGGAGACGAGTTCTCGCTGGCGCTGTCCGGCGGCGAGACGGCCCGGCGGTGCTACGAGCGCCTGGCCGCCGACGCCGTCGACCGGGTCGACTGGTGGCTGGTCGACGTCTACTGGGGGGACGAGCGCTGCGTCCCGCCGGACCACCCGGAGTCCAACGAGCGGCTCGGCCGGCAGGCACTGCTCGAGAAGGTGGGAGGGGCCCAGTCCGTCCACCCGATGCGCTGCGACGACGGCCCCGATCCCTACCAGCTGCGCGTCGGCGAGCTCGGCCGGTTCGACGTCGTCCACCTCGGCCTCGGAGCCGACGGCCACACTGCATCGCTGTTCCCGGGGTCGAGCGGCCTGACCGCCGATCCCGGGCGCCTGGTCGTGATGAACGAGGACGCCACCGGCCGCAACCCACACCGGCGGATGACCCTCACGCTGTCGGGTATCGCCCGGGCCCGCCTGGCGCTGTTCACGGTGTCGGGCGAGGAGAAGCGCGACGCCATGCAGCGGGTGGCCGACGGCGAGGACCTCCCGGCGGCCCGGGTCCGCGCCGACCGGGTGGTATGGCTCGTCGATCCAGCGGCCGCGCCCCGGTAG
- a CDS encoding glucose-6-phosphate dehydrogenase assembly protein OpcA: MAEPVAHGEIGTWRGADVRIGQVLDALTDLRRCEQRTATRASVTNLVLVAGDEAEVESACEAVHRLGRRHPGRAIVVLASPGAEPSGIDAEVVLHGSVLEGHPVWSEDVRLVVRGGPTRHLQSLVEPLTLPDLPVAVWFVSGVPDPHDPLVRGATTLVVDGDTFDADTAVAAMARLAGRRVVYDLCWERLRPWRQSLAGVFEVPDARPFVAGARRIEVEGPPWPSLLLGGWAASRLGLPAAAVRRASAAASAIRLVAEHGGEVATFAAEQVEDAGGAAVVRATSSIASHRRSDRVALSGDPVAWALGEALTRTDRDRVHGLALQAAVAIARQSG; this comes from the coding sequence GTGGCGGAGCCCGTAGCCCACGGGGAGATCGGCACCTGGCGAGGCGCGGACGTGCGCATCGGCCAGGTCCTCGACGCCCTCACCGACCTGCGGCGGTGCGAGCAGCGCACGGCGACGCGAGCCAGCGTCACCAACCTGGTGCTGGTGGCGGGCGACGAGGCCGAGGTCGAGAGCGCCTGTGAGGCCGTCCACCGCCTGGGACGGCGCCATCCCGGCCGCGCCATCGTCGTGCTGGCCTCGCCCGGCGCCGAGCCGTCGGGGATCGACGCCGAGGTGGTGCTGCACGGATCCGTCCTCGAGGGCCATCCGGTGTGGTCGGAGGACGTGCGCCTCGTGGTACGGGGCGGCCCGACGCGGCATCTGCAGTCGCTCGTCGAGCCGCTCACGCTGCCGGACCTGCCCGTTGCCGTGTGGTTCGTGAGCGGCGTGCCGGATCCGCACGATCCCCTCGTCCGCGGCGCGACGACCCTGGTGGTCGACGGCGACACGTTCGACGCCGATACTGCGGTGGCGGCCATGGCCCGGCTGGCCGGGCGCCGGGTGGTGTACGACCTGTGCTGGGAGCGCCTACGCCCGTGGCGCCAGTCGCTGGCCGGCGTGTTCGAGGTCCCCGACGCCCGCCCGTTCGTCGCCGGTGCCCGGCGGATCGAGGTCGAAGGCCCGCCCTGGCCGAGCCTGTTGCTCGGCGGGTGGGCCGCGTCCCGCCTCGGGTTGCCCGCCGCCGCCGTGCGCCGCGCCTCCGCGGCCGCATCCGCCATCCGCCTGGTGGCCGAGCACGGCGGCGAGGTGGCGACGTTCGCGGCGGAGCAGGTCGAGGACGCCGGCGGAGCGGCGGTGGTGCGGGCCACGTCGAGCATCGCGTCCCACCGCCGCAGCGACCGGGTCGCGCTGTCGGGGGACCCGGTGGCGTGGGCCCTGGGCGAGGCCCTCACGCGTACCGACCGCGACCGGGTCCACGGGCTGGCGCTCCAGGCGGCCGTGGCCATCGCCCGCCAATCCGGCTGA
- the zwf gene encoding glucose-6-phosphate dehydrogenase encodes MTEGNPLLDGLDADRRAPPCVLVVYGASGDLTQRKLMPALEALAADRRLSPAFAVVGVARTEMSDEEFRARVLEAVPKPSAAWEALVGNFRYVAGSYTGDDTFRRLGQVLGELDDRVGTAGNRVHYLATVPEVFEGVTAALGRHRLAEPAADDAFVRLVIEKPYGRDLASALHLDDAIHAVFREEQVYRIDHYLGKETVQNVLALRFANAIFEPIWNRRYVDHVQITVAESLGVGHRGGFYETAGALRDIVQNHVLQVLALTLMEPPATIDAKGIRDEKVKALRAVDIPAPDDVSIDVVRGQYDGGWVEGDQVPGYREEDGVDPESRTETYVAMRMRIDNWRWAGVPFYVRTGKRLPKRVTEVAMEFRDVPHLPFGSKETRGLGPNALVLRIQPDEGITLRFGAKVPGQAFRVRSVSMDFSYGAAFLEETPDAYERLLLDAMVGDPTLFIRADEVDQAWRVVQPIQDVWSDDATPLARYAAGSWGPREADRLLERDGRRWRSP; translated from the coding sequence GTGACGGAAGGCAACCCGCTCCTCGACGGTCTGGATGCCGACCGCAGGGCGCCGCCGTGCGTCCTCGTCGTCTACGGCGCGTCGGGTGACCTCACGCAGCGCAAGCTGATGCCGGCGCTGGAGGCGCTGGCGGCCGACCGGCGGCTCTCCCCCGCGTTCGCGGTGGTCGGCGTGGCCCGCACCGAGATGAGCGACGAGGAGTTCCGGGCGCGGGTCCTCGAGGCGGTTCCCAAGCCCAGCGCGGCGTGGGAGGCCCTGGTGGGCAACTTCCGCTACGTGGCCGGCAGCTACACGGGCGACGACACCTTCCGGCGCCTGGGCCAGGTGCTCGGCGAACTGGACGACCGGGTCGGCACCGCCGGAAATCGGGTGCACTACCTGGCGACGGTGCCCGAGGTGTTCGAGGGCGTCACCGCCGCCCTGGGCCGCCACAGGCTGGCCGAGCCGGCGGCCGACGACGCCTTCGTCCGCCTGGTCATCGAGAAGCCGTACGGGCGCGACCTGGCCAGCGCCCTGCACCTCGACGACGCCATCCACGCCGTGTTCCGGGAGGAGCAGGTCTACCGGATCGACCACTACCTCGGGAAGGAGACGGTCCAGAACGTCCTGGCCCTGCGCTTCGCCAACGCCATCTTCGAGCCCATCTGGAACCGGCGGTACGTCGACCACGTCCAGATCACCGTGGCCGAGTCCCTCGGCGTGGGCCACCGCGGCGGCTTCTACGAGACGGCGGGCGCCCTGCGCGACATCGTCCAGAACCACGTCCTGCAGGTGCTGGCCCTCACCCTGATGGAGCCGCCGGCCACCATCGACGCCAAGGGCATCCGCGACGAGAAGGTGAAAGCGCTGCGGGCCGTCGACATCCCGGCGCCCGACGACGTGTCGATCGACGTCGTGCGGGGCCAGTACGACGGCGGATGGGTCGAGGGCGACCAGGTCCCGGGCTACCGGGAGGAGGACGGCGTCGACCCGGAGAGCCGCACGGAGACCTACGTGGCCATGCGGATGCGCATCGACAATTGGCGATGGGCCGGCGTGCCCTTCTACGTACGCACGGGCAAGCGGCTGCCCAAGCGCGTCACCGAGGTCGCCATGGAGTTCCGCGACGTCCCCCACCTGCCGTTCGGTTCCAAGGAGACGAGGGGCCTCGGACCGAACGCGCTCGTCCTGCGCATCCAGCCCGACGAGGGGATCACCCTGCGCTTCGGGGCCAAGGTGCCCGGCCAGGCGTTCCGCGTGCGCAGCGTGTCGATGGACTTCTCGTACGGCGCCGCGTTCCTCGAGGAGACGCCCGACGCCTACGAGCGCCTGCTCCTCGACGCCATGGTGGGCGACCCCACCCTGTTCATCCGGGCCGACGAGGTGGACCAGGCCTGGCGCGTGGTCCAGCCGATCCAGGACGTGTGGTCGGACGACGCCACCCCGCTGGCCCGGTACGCAGCCGGGTCGTGGGGACCGAGGGAGGCCGACCGCCTCCTCGAGCGGGACGGGCGACGGTGGCGGAGCCCGTAG
- the gnd gene encoding decarboxylating 6-phosphogluconate dehydrogenase translates to MRIGMVGLGRMGANMTRRLVDAGHEVVAYDRDLTLVAKAADEGAIGAASIEEMIEKLPSPRAVWLMVPAGDITRSAIDAVSELMDDGDTIVDGGNSRFTDAQVRSAKLAEKAIAFVDAGVSGGVWGLKNGYCLMVGGDRDAVRRLEPVFLALAPENGYAHVGPSGAGHYVKMIHNGIEYGLLQAYAEGFALLDAAPELHLDLHRIASLWNQGSVVRSWLLELTELALANPEQFAGIKGVVADSGEGRWTVEEAVNRSVPAPVITASLFARFASRDEERFAARIVAALRNQFGGHSFFTEAMAAEDQKEATENEIGDLHPET, encoded by the coding sequence ATGCGGATCGGCATGGTGGGGCTCGGGCGCATGGGCGCCAACATGACCCGACGCCTCGTCGACGCGGGCCACGAGGTGGTGGCGTACGACCGGGACCTCACGCTCGTGGCCAAGGCGGCAGACGAGGGTGCCATCGGCGCGGCCAGCATCGAGGAGATGATCGAGAAGCTCCCCTCGCCCCGCGCCGTGTGGCTCATGGTGCCGGCCGGCGACATCACCCGCTCGGCCATCGACGCCGTCTCGGAGCTGATGGACGACGGCGACACCATCGTCGACGGCGGCAACTCGCGGTTCACCGACGCCCAGGTCCGCTCGGCCAAGCTGGCCGAGAAGGCCATCGCCTTCGTCGACGCCGGCGTGTCCGGCGGGGTGTGGGGCCTCAAGAACGGCTACTGCCTGATGGTCGGCGGCGATCGCGACGCGGTGCGGCGGCTCGAGCCGGTCTTCTTGGCCCTGGCCCCCGAGAACGGGTACGCCCACGTCGGGCCGTCGGGCGCCGGGCACTACGTGAAGATGATCCACAACGGCATCGAATACGGCCTGCTCCAGGCCTACGCCGAAGGCTTCGCCCTCCTCGACGCCGCCCCGGAGCTCCACCTCGACCTGCACCGCATCGCGAGCCTGTGGAACCAGGGATCCGTCGTCCGCTCCTGGCTGCTCGAGCTGACCGAGCTGGCCTTGGCCAACCCGGAGCAGTTCGCCGGCATCAAGGGGGTCGTCGCCGACTCGGGAGAGGGCCGGTGGACGGTGGAGGAGGCGGTGAACCGCTCGGTGCCCGCCCCCGTGATCACCGCCTCGCTGTTCGCCCGATTCGCGTCACGCGACGAGGAGCGCTTCGCGGCGCGCATCGTCGCCGCCCTCCGCAACCAGTTCGGCGGCCACTCGTTCTTCACCGAGGCCATGGCGGCCGAGGACCAGAAAGAGGCGACCGAGAACGAGATCGGCGACCTGCATCCCGAGACGTGA
- the tal gene encoding transaldolase codes for MSEAGGSSPGRSRLHDLYAVHGQSPWLDNLTRPMISSGRLQGLVDAGVRGVTSNPTIFAKAFEATTDYDAKFADLVAAHTVEDAYWELVIDDVVHALDVLTPVHRDSGGTDGFVSLEVAPAIAHDGVATAKAARYLHGRIGRSNLLVKIPATKEGVAAIRTMVGEGANINVTLIFGLDRYDEVMEAYLSGLEAVEGDLSGIHGVASFFVSRVDTLVDRLLDEIGTPEALALRGRTAVAQARVAYQHFLRHFSGPRWEALRARGACAQRPLWASTSTKNPAYPDLLYVDGLIGPDTVNTMPEATLDAFADHGTLARTIDAGGGDADRVLADVAAAGVDMDDVATVLEGEGVATFAKSYDELIQRLQDKANTMAAGQG; via the coding sequence GTGAGCGAGGCCGGCGGCTCCTCCCCCGGGCGCAGCCGGCTCCACGACCTCTACGCGGTCCACGGCCAGAGCCCGTGGCTCGACAACCTCACCCGGCCCATGATCTCGTCGGGCCGGCTCCAGGGGCTGGTCGACGCCGGCGTGCGGGGCGTCACCTCCAATCCCACGATCTTCGCCAAGGCCTTCGAGGCCACCACCGACTACGACGCCAAGTTCGCCGACCTGGTGGCCGCCCACACCGTCGAGGACGCCTACTGGGAGCTCGTGATCGACGACGTGGTCCACGCCCTCGACGTCCTCACCCCCGTGCACCGGGACAGCGGGGGCACCGACGGATTCGTGTCCCTCGAGGTCGCGCCCGCAATCGCCCACGACGGTGTGGCGACGGCCAAGGCGGCCCGCTATCTCCACGGTCGCATCGGCCGCTCCAACCTGCTCGTGAAGATCCCCGCCACCAAGGAGGGTGTCGCCGCCATCCGCACCATGGTGGGCGAGGGCGCCAACATCAACGTCACGCTCATCTTCGGCCTCGACCGCTACGACGAGGTGATGGAGGCCTACCTGTCCGGCCTCGAAGCGGTGGAGGGCGATCTCAGCGGGATCCACGGCGTCGCCTCGTTCTTCGTGAGCCGCGTCGACACCCTCGTCGACCGCCTGCTCGACGAGATCGGCACCCCCGAGGCCCTCGCCCTGCGGGGCCGGACGGCAGTGGCCCAGGCCAGGGTCGCCTACCAGCACTTCCTCCGGCACTTCTCCGGCCCCCGCTGGGAGGCCCTGCGGGCCAGGGGCGCCTGTGCCCAGCGCCCGCTGTGGGCATCCACGTCGACCAAGAACCCGGCCTACCCCGATCTGCTCTACGTCGACGGTCTCATCGGCCCCGACACGGTGAACACCATGCCGGAGGCCACCCTCGACGCCTTCGCCGACCACGGCACGCTGGCCCGCACCATCGACGCCGGCGGCGGCGACGCCGACCGGGTCCTCGCCGATGTCGCCGCCGCGGGCGTCGACATGGACGACGTGGCCACCGTGCTGGAGGGCGAGGGCGTGGCCACGTTCGCCAAGTCGTACGACGAGCTCATCCAGCGCCTGCAGGACAAGGCCAACACGATGGCTGCGGGGCAGGGATGA